Proteins encoded within one genomic window of Kibdelosporangium phytohabitans:
- a CDS encoding nitrate- and nitrite sensing domain-containing protein, giving the protein MTSTGRARMLRWRDWHLRTKLAAVTMVPLVFVVALGAVQIHDQVARAESYRRVDRLVALSDQLGKAIGGLQQERAESARLLVAGAAQPGAELRQEYQATDVNWAAMSRAAEAVQFVTPAAQDTGHEVAGLLEPLGRLRDQVTRAELDARAALTRYTEVIAVLLGFDRALAGEITDPALTGTAVALHDLQRAGEEIYLQQALVSVGLSRGTLTVAELGALRSSQSRLDSRVLDFRASASQPQRQEYDNTVSGAAVTNRARLLEQVLEQPDTRPAALAVGQNDWQTSSQLTLGAVATVAGVLARELSAESARLQDEASDAAGLVSVVLFAAVLLAAAVVVIVGRQLVGSLRILRRSALSVADHKLPEAVAGLRAGALLPPLVAPVPVTTKDELGQVARAFDAVQDQALRLAAEQAHLRASYGDVFVNLSRRSQGLVQRQLHLLDRLERDEEDPDQLATLFQLDHLATRMRRNNENLMVLSSGSELARRAGPPVQLADLLRAAVSEIEQYQRVVVQPPPPQTVVGYAARDLVRLTAELLDNATAFSAPDTKVTIASRLADDGTVSVDVLDSGIGMRDEEIAEVNTRLAEGGQLDASASRRMGLFVVGRLASRHSVRVELHGGKDIQGIRATLTIPADLLAPGESEERHPHRPRANGHTVSTSDLAARLATGAAPVHTTAEDPLAEPERPVSGDLFATGDQGVATAEQSAVTTGWWDPVNAANTGAPSPPLERGIHETTPIFDEMISAWFTGSDQDKPPAEAPTETWKFAADKGFETAQAVGETPRGVTKAGLPQRVPREKLVPGSVSEPQQAPEIRGKREAEALRERLGGLQTGLSRARDRTDTGTPRVYTEDQATTTGADSGFKSAEEATKSPEGVTSAGLPQRVPREKLVPGSIASPPGFGEGLVRGERGAQEVRGRLDGLQRGLSNGRRSLVENQNGQQETRS; this is encoded by the coding sequence GTGACCAGCACAGGACGAGCACGGATGCTGCGCTGGCGGGACTGGCACCTGCGCACCAAGCTCGCCGCGGTCACCATGGTCCCGCTGGTCTTCGTCGTCGCGCTCGGCGCGGTGCAGATCCACGACCAGGTGGCGAGGGCGGAGTCCTACCGCCGGGTCGACCGGCTGGTGGCACTGTCCGACCAGCTCGGCAAGGCGATCGGCGGCCTGCAGCAGGAGCGGGCGGAGTCGGCGCGGCTGCTCGTCGCGGGCGCCGCGCAACCCGGCGCCGAACTGCGACAGGAGTACCAGGCGACCGACGTGAACTGGGCCGCGATGAGCCGGGCGGCCGAAGCGGTCCAGTTCGTCACGCCCGCCGCGCAGGACACCGGGCACGAGGTCGCCGGTCTGCTCGAGCCACTGGGCAGGCTGCGCGACCAGGTCACCCGCGCCGAGCTGGACGCACGGGCGGCGCTGACCCGGTACACCGAGGTGATCGCCGTGCTGCTCGGCTTCGACCGGGCGCTGGCAGGCGAGATCACCGACCCGGCGCTGACCGGGACGGCGGTCGCGCTGCACGACCTGCAGCGGGCAGGCGAGGAGATCTACCTGCAGCAGGCGCTCGTGTCCGTCGGGTTGTCCAGGGGGACGCTGACTGTCGCCGAGCTCGGCGCGCTGCGCTCGTCGCAGTCCCGGCTCGACTCCAGGGTCCTCGACTTCCGGGCGTCGGCGAGCCAGCCGCAACGGCAGGAGTACGACAACACGGTCAGCGGCGCGGCCGTGACCAACCGGGCGCGGTTGCTCGAACAGGTCCTCGAACAGCCGGACACCCGGCCCGCGGCGCTGGCGGTCGGCCAGAACGACTGGCAGACCAGTTCACAGCTCACCCTGGGCGCTGTGGCGACCGTGGCCGGCGTGCTCGCGCGTGAACTGAGCGCCGAGTCCGCCCGGCTGCAGGACGAAGCGAGCGACGCCGCCGGGCTCGTCTCGGTCGTGCTGTTCGCCGCGGTGCTCCTCGCCGCCGCGGTCGTGGTCATCGTCGGCCGTCAACTCGTTGGCTCGCTTCGGATTCTGCGGCGCAGCGCGTTGTCGGTGGCCGACCACAAGCTGCCGGAGGCCGTCGCCGGGCTGCGGGCGGGCGCGTTGCTGCCGCCGCTCGTGGCTCCCGTCCCGGTGACGACGAAGGACGAGCTGGGGCAGGTGGCGCGGGCGTTCGACGCCGTGCAGGACCAGGCGCTGCGGCTGGCCGCCGAACAGGCGCACCTGCGGGCCAGCTACGGCGACGTGTTCGTCAACCTCTCCCGGCGCAGCCAGGGCCTCGTGCAGCGGCAGCTGCACCTGCTCGACCGCCTCGAACGCGACGAGGAGGACCCCGACCAGCTGGCCACGTTGTTCCAGCTGGACCACCTGGCGACCCGGATGCGGCGCAACAACGAGAACCTGATGGTGCTCTCGTCCGGCAGCGAGCTGGCCCGGCGCGCCGGGCCGCCGGTGCAGCTGGCCGACCTGCTGCGTGCGGCGGTGTCGGAGATCGAGCAGTACCAACGGGTCGTCGTGCAGCCGCCGCCACCGCAGACGGTCGTCGGCTACGCGGCACGCGACCTGGTCCGTCTGACTGCCGAGCTGCTGGACAACGCCACCGCGTTCTCCGCGCCGGACACCAAGGTCACGATCGCCAGCAGGCTCGCGGACGACGGCACCGTGTCGGTCGACGTCCTCGACAGCGGCATCGGCATGCGCGACGAGGAGATCGCCGAGGTCAACACCCGGCTGGCCGAAGGCGGCCAGCTCGACGCGTCGGCGTCGCGGCGGATGGGCCTGTTCGTCGTCGGCAGGCTGGCCAGCAGGCACAGCGTCCGGGTGGAGCTGCACGGCGGCAAGGACATCCAGGGCATCAGGGCCACCTTGACCATCCCGGCCGACCTGCTCGCACCGGGCGAGTCGGAGGAGCGGCACCCCCACCGGCCGCGCGCCAACGGGCACACGGTGTCCACTTCGGACCTGGCCGCGCGGCTGGCGACCGGTGCCGCGCCCGTGCACACGACCGCCGAGGACCCGCTCGCCGAACCGGAGCGGCCGGTCAGCGGGGACCTGTTCGCGACCGGGGACCAAGGTGTCGCGACCGCCGAGCAGTCGGCGGTGACCACCGGGTGGTGGGACCCGGTCAACGCGGCGAACACCGGCGCGCCGTCCCCGCCGCTCGAGCGCGGGATCCACGAGACCACTCCGATCTTCGACGAGATGATCTCGGCGTGGTTCACCGGGTCCGATCAGGACAAGCCGCCGGCCGAAGCGCCGACCGAGACCTGGAAGTTCGCGGCGGACAAGGGATTCGAGACCGCCCAGGCGGTCGGTGAGACCCCGCGCGGGGTGACGAAGGCCGGCCTGCCGCAGCGGGTGCCGAGGGAGAAGCTCGTACCGGGCAGCGTCTCGGAACCCCAGCAGGCGCCGGAGATCCGCGGCAAACGCGAAGCGGAGGCGTTGCGCGAACGGCTCGGCGGGTTGCAGACCGGGTTGTCCCGTGCTCGTGACCGCACCGATACCGGCACGCCGCGCGTGTACACCGAGGATCAGGCCACAACGACTGGGGCCGACAGCGGGTTCAAGTCGGCCGAGGAAGCCACGAAGTCCCCCGAAGGTGTCACGTCCGCGGGCTTGCCGCAGCGCGTTCCCCGGGAGAAGCTCGTACCGGGGAGCATCGCGTCGCCGCCGGGATTCGGCGAGGGCCTGGTGCGGGGTGAACGAGGGGCACAGGAGGTCCGGGGCCGGCTGGACGGGCTTCAGCGCGGACTGAGCAACGGCAGGCGCAGCCTCGTCGAAAACCAGAATGGACAACAGGAGACCCGATCATGA
- a CDS encoding DUF485 domain-containing protein produces the protein MTHWSGRTTSASFGRIDSSTEKEVHDGPDFVRIQRSTEFTELRSGLRGFVFPVTILFFGWYIGFVVLAAYFGEFMSHRLIGFVNVGLVLGVLQFASTVLITLWYRRFAKRRIDPKTAALRESVRRETARQPAAQRSHARHSALREVNQ, from the coding sequence ATGACGCACTGGTCCGGCCGAACCACTTCGGCCAGCTTTGGCAGAATCGACTCTTCGACAGAAAAAGAAGTTCACGACGGGCCCGACTTCGTTCGCATTCAGCGGAGTACGGAATTCACTGAACTGCGATCGGGACTGCGCGGGTTCGTGTTCCCGGTGACGATCCTGTTCTTCGGGTGGTACATCGGGTTCGTCGTGCTCGCCGCGTACTTCGGCGAGTTCATGAGCCACCGGCTGATCGGCTTCGTCAACGTCGGGCTCGTGCTCGGCGTCCTCCAGTTCGCCAGCACGGTGCTGATCACCCTGTGGTACCGGCGGTTCGCCAAGCGCCGGATCGATCCGAAGACCGCCGCGCTGCGTGAATCGGTCCGGCGCGAGACAGCCCGGCAGCCGGCCGCCCAGCGGTCGCACGCGCGGCACTCGGCACTGAGGGAGGTCAACCAGTGA